The sequence cgaagCGTAAATTGTGTTGTACATAAACACTGTGAATAACACAGTCAGTAGAGAAAGCAGACACAAGAAACACCTGACCAACACATGCACCtccaggctacacacacactagacacacacacacaccctcacacacttcttacacaagcacagacacgaCTGTTTTGTATCATCACACATTCTCAGGTGGATGTCATGTCGGGTCACGTCAGACGTTCATCTCCAGACCTTAAATTCAGAGGCATTGACAAGTTGACAAGTCATGACGAAATTCGTCctattttcctttttaatacaaatacagtCCATGTAGATGTGTGACGTTTGTGTCATTAGATCTACACTAGAGATTAGATACTAACAGCATACTAAATCACAAACTTACATCCTAGCTGCGTTCTCAGTAGTAGGACATTTatcttattaattaaaaaaaaatgcgaTGATGGTGATTACATTAAACATAGCTACAAACCGATCAGACATACGCATCATTTTTATGAACACAAATATGTAAATTGTTGGggtgtaaaaggaataaaacatttcaaggCTTGCTGTTATCATCAACTTTTTAGTGGTAAATTTTATTCACACCATCGTGCCATCGATTTTTTAACTACAGTAATCATGGGACTGGAAGGTCCTCACAAATCTTTTGtaaagattatttattattttatttttattatacaaatgtgTTGTTTGCTAAAGAAAGAAATGCTAAAAAGTCCAATTTCATTATTTACTGATTTCCTCAAACAGGTGAAATTAGTCACATTTTGGTAGATTTTCTAACACAAGTCCTTATAACACCTTTACAACCTGAATGTGTGTGACGAACAAGactattttttctttcctaaaATAGTTCAGTCTCCTTTTTAAAGCAATAACTCGCTTGTTAATCCCGATTATGAAGAGACGGACACTGCATGCCGGACTACTTTCTAAAGGTCTCTCTACAACGTCACTTCTGAACTGTGGTGTTGAGAAAAGAGGAGTGAATATTAGCTCAAGGATGTGGCTGTGTTACAGAATCACAGTTCTCCCATTGTTTCCTGCAGACAGGAAGTGGCTCTCGTTGTGACCTCCTGTTAGTTTCCAAGGTGTTGTTGCTGCTGTCCTTCGATTTTGTGATTTAAAAGTGTTGGCTACTGCTGTGTGAGATACCACACCCATATTTAATCcctaattatatttaattactcGATCATATTTAATGATCAATCATTAGGTTAGAAAGCTGATGAAGTCATTGGCTAAATCCtgtgaaagcacacacacacacatatatacacacacacacacaaaactcagcAGTTTGTAATTACAGACTGGGCCAGTTTTGTGGGCGTGTGCTGCTTGCTTGGTCAAGCGCGAGGCCTCAAAAGGgacaatagacacacacacatagtcttGTTGACGCAGTTCACTTATTCTCGAATACCTTTCTAAAGGTTACGCAACTCCAGTTAAACATTATGTAACTTTAATACAAAATGGAACTGCACTAGTTGCAGCTTGGAAAATGGAGAAGCGCAAAATGTCATTGGACATTTTGGACATTATCCGTGTTATCTCTCCATTTTGGGTGGGATATGTACGTTTCAttaaatttctcttttttcttgaaTTCTCTTGTAATTTCTCTTGTATACTTGAAGGTTGACAAACAACATTTCTACTGTAAGTCTTCATAAAGCGCcatcagaatgtgtgtgtgtgtatgtgatattCCTATGTGTCCTCATAAGAAAAACTGCTTTAATTAAATGGCCGGTCCTCACAAAGATagacaaattgtgtgtgtttgagcactCGTGACATTCTCACATGGACATAAGTGTCCTCGGTCTCAGTTCGACTTACAACCTTGTACTGatgtgttttaaacaaaatttatcTAGGTTTCTATTAAGCAAGGATAATGTACTGTAAGGTTAAAACAAACTATTACAAAGAGATCCTAAACACTGACTATTTCTGTAAATAGTTATGGCTAAGGTTAGAGTTAAATCAGTACCAAGTCCCCAAAAGTCTAGTAGTGTAATGCAGccggaatgtgtgtgtgtttggatctttgttttatgttttatatctttGGCCTTGTAGGGATATTTGGTTGGTctgctgttatttaaaaaacatacaagtTATTTTGGTCAAGTTTAATTTTGTTCAGGGGAGGTCCTCATAAGGatagtggatgtgtgtgtgtgtgtgtgtgtgtgtgtgtgtgtgtgtgtgtgtgtgtgtgtgtgtgtgtgagtaatttCTTGTGCAGTCTATACAAACTGGTTGCGTTTAAAGAAACAATTAAACGAGTCAAACTTTCTTTGTCAAAGTGCACAGGGGAAGTTAATCTTATTTTGGGTTGATTTTCTATTGTGAATTAGGTCCTTGTAATCTCAGTACaacctgaatgtgtgtgtttcataggTGCAATGGCAAACAAGGGTCCTTCATACGGTTTGAGCCGCGAGGTTCAGAGTAAGATTGATAAGAAATACGACCCCGAGCTGGAGGAGCGGCTTGTTGAGTGGATCGTGGCTCAGTGTGGTCCATCAGCGGGCAGACCACAACCTGGCAAACAGGGCTTTCAGACGTGGCTCAAAGACGGATGTGTAAGTGTGGGCACCAGAGTAATGAATCTAAATACATGTAAATTCTTATatctgaatttttattattttcaaaagctataaaaaaacttataaacatattttttaaaaccatGTTAATTATGTTCTCATTGTAATAGTAAGtagtaaaacacaaaataatcctCTCCTGCCTctactctctccatctgtcactCTTCCTTTCTCCACCATTGTGTCTGCAGATCTTGTGTGAGCTCATCAACAGCCTCTATAAGGACTCAAAACCAGTGAAGAGGATCCAGAACTCCAGCATGGCCTTCAAGCAGATGGAGTTGATCTCTCAGTTCCTCACAGCTGCTGAGAAATACGGAGTCACTAAAACCGATATATTTCAGACGGTGGACCTCTGGGAGGGTAAGTCCTCCATCCCTTACTCACTTATGAAAGCTTCATAGTGTAGACCTCTGGATGTTCTGATTATGAGTTTATCatcataaaaataagaatattaaattgaaatattaatgcTACAGTTTTGTGAATTTTCCATAGTAAGTAAATTCATCTACACTAGCAtgtcccacaatgcactgctgtAGGTTGTGTCCCAGTGACACACCACCTATCTCTCATTTGGCCTATATAGAAAACATGGTGTGGTTTGGGATACTTTGGACAATTTGGGACACTAAATGTGCTGATGGTGATGGACCTATACTATACAGactgtgatgctctgtgtgtgtgtaggtaaagATTTGGCGGCAGTGCAGATGACACTTATGTCATTGGGAAGTTTGGCGGTTACCAAGACTGATGGTTGTTACCGTGGTGACCCCAACTGGTTCCATAGGTGAGTAATACCACTTCCTGTTACTGTTTTCACTTTAACTCGACTGATCACTATGGCAACTTAacaacacacagtgacacaaactcacacacacttccatagAAACCTGTAAATAGAACCTCATCAGTCCTACATCAGTACAGTGCAAGTTCTGCAAAATCCTAGAagccacttcacacacacacacacacacacacacacacacacacacacacacacacacacacacacacacacctagcagAGGAACTAAATTAATCACAAATATAAGATCAGAATGTGAATTGGAAAACACTCCTTAACATTCATAACTATCGCTAAGTTGCTAAGGTATGGTGACATTTGTTAGCTATCTACTGTAAGAGCAAGCTAGCGAACAAATCTTAAGTTACTTTCACTGTGTGCCAGGCTTCAGACTTTAGTCTAAACTCTTTGGAAACCtgtttgattgattgaaatctattttttttttttgtttctcaggAAGGCGCAAGAGAACAAGCGGGATTTCACAGATGAGCAGCTGAAGGAGGGTCAGAGTGTCATCGGCTTGCAGATGGGCTCCAACAGAGGAGCATCTCAGGCGGGAATGACCGGCTACGGACGGCCACGTCAGATCCTGTGATTTCTGACCTACTTCACTGTCAGAGAGTGTTAAACACGCACCCAGTTCTAACCACTCagtcagaaaaacaaactgaacgATCGCAGGGACCTTAAAACAAACGCAAAGAATCACTTTACTGTCGTAACACACAGTAACGTAGTCTTGAGGACGTGAACTTCAGATACATTCcaggcaaaaacaaaaattcattTGAAATTAGCCTAATGCTAATAAATATGACCCTAATCTCAGTTTATATTTTTCACtgtatattgatttttttcaatagatgatttttcaaataaaatgttttcatcaTAGCTGATTAGGACGAGTTGCTGTTATGTAAGAAAAGAGGAATTTCCAGGAGGAGAGAGATGAGATAAGAAACCCTCCTGCCTCCATTTTGGTATCAGTTTGACTCGTTTTTCTTGTTTGGTGGAGCTCCGTCTCATACCCGCATAGATTATTACGAGGATAAGGGAGAGGATGTGAGGAGAATTGCCTTTGATTTAACTTTCCAGAGAATTTCACAAACATGAGTCaacttaaataaacattaataaataataaaaaaattggaacaaattaaaaatgatcacaaacaaaacaaaaatgatcacAAAATATGCTATCTATAACTTAACCTATCACAGACaatatgaacatttttacaGGATTGTGCGAAGGTGACATTTACCATCAGCCAACTAGCACACCTTATTAGCTACGTGCTAAGTACAAGTCAATACAAAGCAGAGAGCAACATCAATAAACATCAACTTTGACCTCTGACGTggttaatttgcatattcataggTTTCCGGCTTTTGTTCTTTAGGCTCTATTGGAGGTTTCTTTGACAATCATTACTTTTCATAGATTTTATACTCATGCTAATTGAATTTTTGTGCTATTTCCATCATTTGTGGTGATTTCAGAAGGAGGAATGTGACAGACGTGTGTGTCTTACATAACTAAGACCCCATATAgaaattttaatctttatatttctccaCAAATATTGATTCATGTTGACGTTAGCTCTCAGAAGATCCGTCTTTATTGACACATCTTGACTGAAATAACAACCCTAATGCTATACACACTTTAGCTTCCCCATGCTCATACGCTACTAAAGAGACGCAGTGGTTACAACAATATCGTGGCTCATTTGCAACAGAAAACCGAAAGCTTCTAAAAATAACCACCTCTGAGAGGAAATCTATTTATCATAGCGTTCACTGTTTACTTATCTCTCCACAGCTGGGTATCATAGCAACAGTGTTTATAAGGAAGTgctaacatacacacatacaaacacacacttgaaaattgtattttatatagaaaGCATGTAGGACAGATCGTTTCCTTTTGATAGTACCACAGGATTTGGAAATGTTTTGCTTGAACACCTACAAAAACATGAAaaccagaagaagaaaaaaatgcagcagaTTAGCCGCTAGTTGCTTGTCATGCTAGTCATGTTCTGTTTACTTTATGAAACAGGAATCGGTTACATCTGTTAGGCATTAGAAATTTATAATGCTAGCATGGCAGAACCTTAGCTCAAGCTAACCAAAGATGAAGCTTAGTTAGTTACTTCATGATAAAATAAACCAGACTGCATCAACGATTAGACTCCAAATCCACGTGTGAATCTCACCACTGCACAGCAAATAGCTATAATCCTACTACTTGTTCtcgttgtcatggttacaccTCAGTATGTTttcacagtgtttattgtgaGCAAGTTCTCGACTGGATCGGCGTTAATATAGCAATCACACACCCGCCTCCTGGATTCCCAGTCTTCTCCGGTTCATACCCGTCCATCCGACTCCACGTCATCCCTCCTCCTGTCTTCATTCCAACCTTCCTTTTCCTTCCTTAAACACTTCTCTTATCTCCACAGGATTCCTGAGGAATTCCTTTGGCCTGATtaatcttccttccttcttcacATACACTTCCTTCAACAACCAAAAAATTTGTCAAGACATTTTTAGCAGCTCCAACATCTGTACAGTGTTTCCAGGTGTTCTAACAGGCGGATTGTAGGACATCCTGTCTGAGAACCCAAAAGATTTGCTAAAACTTCGGTCTCACAGCACTGTCTCCACCTtcaccaaaacaaaaccaatagaacaaaataaatacatggtATCGGTATTGAATTTGCCTCACCGGAAGGAAACCCTTCACTGCACGACTTTTACTTAGTTTCATCTCGTCTGTGAGAAACATTCAGCTTGGGTTCATCCAGGTTATTATGAgtctggggtcagagcgcagggtcagccatagtgcggcacccctggagcaggtgaggttaagggccttgctcaaggacccaacgttgatgtctcagcagcttgtgggcttgaatcccgaccttctgatcagtaacccaaagccttaaccactgaaccatcaccTCCTCATATAAAGCCCTCATTCCTATACCAGTGCAGCACATTAGGACATTGGGCATGTCCAGTTAATCCAAAAATGACCTACAAATTACTCTGATTAGAATGAAGCTgtgcagtaataataataataataataataataataataataataataataataataatcctgcaAGAGTTAAACTGAATGACTCCCTTTCTTAAGGTGGAGCAGTGAATAAATTCAGTGTTAGACTGCCATCTGCTGCTTGGCTTTTGaactaaagatttttttataaagatggTACAAAAACTTAAGTGTTTTACGAATTAACATTATTATAGAACGATGATTAAACACGTGGAGTCTCACAACGTTAGATTTTGAAGCTGATGCAGTTTGACTGATGGTTTCCTGAGTGTTAACTGTGTCGTCTGATCAACACTGAATCTACCCAAGTGGAAAGCTGGGTAGATTGTGTGCTGACCCAAGGTGATGTGGAGGTTAGTGAGGGTTCATCAAGAACATCACCAACGAGTTCAGCTGCTATCTGCAAGAGGGTGAAAAAATGAAACCATTCAGTGAAACAGTTCCAAGATCATCGCTCGGTTAATTCTGGACAATCCGTTCAGTGTCATCTGGTTTGgtcaaaaacaatataaaggATTTTGTGCAGTTTGTACTTTTATTGGACAAGTGCTCACCCTAGCTACAGTATGTTTAGTTTTTCCTCTATAAGCAAATTTTgagagttaaaaaaatatatatttacaaaataaataaataaataacttaaaaaaaattcacaatagtCACTGGTTGCATAAAAATATTGTACTATTTCTAATAACTAAcctagattttaaataaatgtccttgaaaaagtttttttttttgttttttttctagcatttttacattttaaaatttttatgtttggaaaaaaaaatagtttttctcCCCTAAACATCCTGTTTTTAACCAAACAATAAACTGAACCAGATCAAGTGCCTTATATTTTGAACTAAAGGTGctcaataaatattcaaatatttaattcatatttttattaaaaaactaaactactaatactactaataataataacacagtgTCCTATTACTAATCTAGCTTTATGTGTACATCTTGTTTAGCTGGTTTCTCCTTAATCGAAACATAGTTCAGCTCATCATGAAAGTGGGCGGGGCCACATGAAACATTGATTTAATATAtgttaatactttttttaatttaacatttacaattgacattaaaaacacaacacaacagtcaGGAACAACAACATTTAGTATAATCGTTagttaatataaaacattacaatatCCATCATGATAATGCAGAGTGTTGTTGCTGCTGGTATGCAGGTATATTGTCAGTCAACCTGCTTTACATTCCTACAACTGATTTCCtttgctgtatatatatatatatatatttgtatgctAATATGGAATTTGCATACAAGGTAAATGCCTACCGAGCACGGACATGAACATGgacatgaatatttatatataaaaatccttTTGTATCCATGTTCATGTCCGTGCTCATACTAATACAGACGGTAGGCATTTACCTTGTATGTAAATTCCATATTAGCATACAAAAGTCAACTTCTCCTCAGTTCTTCTTCTGACGCTCATAAACATCTCTCAGTTCTCTGAGGTTCTGGCTATTTCAAGTGATTactattgtattgttttattattattattttaaatctgaacacactttgTCTGCTGTGGTTACATGATCCAGATCTAAAGGTGAGCACTTGGTTctgatttgtgtttttgctttagtttcacttttctttctgatGCACTGAAAGGAAAGTTTATCTCGTTTCCTATCCAAGCTAATGAATTAAAGGATGGCTTTTTTTCTGTGATGAAAATAATTGAAGAGCTGATTAGAAGCCTGTAAATTACCATGAGAGCTCATCTGAATCAATTTGTGTATAATTGCATTTCCTAGACATGGAGCCTGATATATTTGATATGATTTATGAAGAGGACCCAACTTGGTAAGTTCAAAGGAGAAAAatacacagataaataaattaataaattaagtatatatttaGACTGGACATTTGGAACATTTGGGGTGGTGCTGTACATGTACTACATTTGGGACGGCATTGGACATTTGGTACATTTGGGATGTGGCTGGACATTTGGTACATTTCTGATGTTGCTGGACATTTGGTACATTTGGGATTTTGCTGGACATTTAGAACATTTGGGGTGGTGCTGTACATGTACTACATTTGGGACGGCATTGGACATTTGGTACATTTGGGATGTGGCTGGACATTTGGTACATTTCTGATGTTGCTGGACATTTGGTACATTTGGGATTTTGCTGGACATTTAGAACATTTGGGGTGATGCTGTACATGTACTGTACTACATTTGTGACGGCATTGGATATTTGGTACATTTGGGATGTGGCTGGACATTTGGAACATTTGGGATTTTGCTGGACATTTGGTATATTTCTGATGTTGCTGGACATTTGGAACATTTGGGATTTTGCTGGATATTTGGGATGTTGCTGGATAGGATGTTGCTGGACATTTGGGACGGTGTCTGTCATTTGCAAAATGACCAACAATGTGTTGGAAATTTTGGACACTTTAGGATATATTGGACATTTGTGAAATTGAGAGATGTGCAGTAGATTCGGCAATTCGGCAATTTTAGAGATAGTCAGACATTTGGGAAGTTTAAGACTTTAAGAAGTTCTGAGACTTTTTCCCAAAATGTTGGAATGCggtgaatatttttggaaatttAATTGTCTGTCAGACATTTGGACATGTGCAAAGCTTAGCAATGTGTGAATATCTTGACAAATGAATGATGCTCTGGCCAAATTGGAAATGTAAGAATTGACCTGGCGACATTTATGTAGAGGAAACACGTCGCTGTTTACAAAATCCCGCGCATGCGCAGCACCACTTATCTCGCctcatgacttgacttgacgtCTGAATGTATTTTTAACGATAAATTCTAACTCAACAAAACGGTTAAATAGTTAAAAGTAATAATTTCTGAAACGTCTATTTAGTGTTATGTCACATTTCTGAtagaacattatttacagtctACAGTACTGGGAGCTGGCGGACGGCGTTTGGTACACGCCATTTCAGTTTGATGTCATACCGGAAGTGGCGCTGAACATACCGGAAGTGGCGCTGAACATACCGGAAGTGATGTTGAACAACCAAGGAATGTTGAACATAATGCCGATCAATTCAGAGACCAAAGATGTCCAGgtaggaaaaacaaacaaacaaacaaacaaacaaacaagctatAACAGAGAATCTACACAACTTGtattgttaatgtgtgttataAAGCTGTTGTGTTCCTGTAACAGCGCTTTACTGTAAGGCTACAAGGCAGATCTACAAAGCcattaatatactaatataaataCGGTGTCATTACTTTAAGGAGCACTAAACTGCAGGGATGTGCTGTGTAAAGGCAGTAAATGTAACCGCGAATGGATAAAAACTAAAGAAGAACTAAAACCCTACTTCGTCTCTCAGCTTTGACTGACACCCTGAATCAATATCGACTAAACATACAGTGGAAATTTAATACTACGTTCAAACTGAATAAACTCTGCGTTATAAACTCTTCAGTCCTCTACAGGGACTAGTTCTGTCTGATCCGTGTGTCTGATCCGTGTGTCTGATCCGTGTGACTGATccgtgtgtctgttctgtgtctgatctgtgtctgatctgtgtctgatctgtgtgtctgatccgtgtgtctgatctgtgtgtctgatctgtgtgtctGATCCGTGTGTCTGATCCGTGTGACTGATccgtgtgtctgttctgtgtctgatctgtgtctgatctgtgtgtctgatctgtgtgtctgatctgtgtgtctgatctgtgtgtctGATCCGTGTGTCTGATCCGTGTGACTGATCCgtgtgtctgatctgtgtctgatctgtgtgtctgatctgtgtgtctGATCCGTGTGTCTGATCCGTGTGACTGATccgtgtgtctgttctgtgtctgatctgtgtgtctGATCCGTGTGACTGatctgtgtctgatctgtgtgtctgatctgtgtgtctgatctgtgtgtctgatccgtgtgtctgatctgtgtgtctGATCCGTGTGACTGATCCgtgtgtctgatctgtgtctgatctgtgtctgatctgtgtctgatctgtgtctgatctgtgtctgatctgtgtctgatctgtgtgtctGATCCGTGTGTCTGATCCGTGTGTCTGATCCGTGTGTCTGATCCGTGTGACTGATCCGTGTGACTGATCCGTATGACTGATCCGTGTGACTGATCGTGTGTCTGATCCGTATGACTGATCCgtgtgtctgatctgtgtctgatctgtgtctgatctgtgtctgatctgtgtctgatctgtgtgaCTGATCGTGTGTCTGATCCGTATGACTGATCtgtgtgtctgatctgtgtgtctgatctgtgtctgatctgtgtctgatctgtgtctgatctgtgtgaCTGATCGTGTGACTGATCGTGTGTCTGATCCGTGTGACTGATCCGTGTGACTGATCCGTGTGTCTGATCCCAATGTCTGATCCCTGTGCCTGATCCGTGTGACTGATCCGTGTGACTGATCCGTGTGACTGATCCGTGTGTCTGATCCGTGTGACTGATCTGTGTGTCTGATCTCCCCAACAGACTGATGACTGGACACAAGAAAAATGTGTCAACACTAATGACAACTGGGAACATTTAATGGTAAAGTAGTGTTTATTAACTAACATTTTATTAGTCGTTATAGTTCATTGGAtagtaaactctctctctctctctctctctctctctctctctgtcactctctctttcttgttctctctttaTGTGTgcttcactctctgtctctccctctctctctctctctctctctctccctctgtcactctctccctctctctccctctctccccctctctctctctctctctctctctctctctctctctctctctctctctctccctctctctccctctctctctccctctctctctctgtcactctctctctctctctctctccctctctctccctctctccccctctctctctctgtcactctctctctctctctctctctctctctctctctctctctctctctctctctcacgctctcactctctctctctcgcgctcgcactctctcccgctctctccctctcccccccccccccccaccctctctctctctctctctccctcactctctctctctctctctctctctctctctctctgtcactctctctctctctctctctctccctctgtcactctctccctctctctagcGTGTCCTGGTGGAACAGAACAATGAGCTGACAGAGGAGTGCGAGTCTCTACAGAAACAGCAGGCTGACGAAGAGTCTGAATACAAGAGTCAGATAGAAAATTTGAAGAAGTTGAGAGATGACAAGAAGCGACAACATCAGGTCTGGTTTGTCTCAGTATTATAAAAATCTACAATCTTAAATTTGGaccaaaacatttataaaagtctctttgcttttgtttgtgtttgtatccTGATCTGCTCGTTCCAGCCTGGTTagaattgattgattgattgattgattgattgattgattgattgatttgatttgttctGATTGGTCCACAGGCTCTTCTGGATAAGATCGAGTCAGTGCGTTTGAAATTGGAGCTAAACAGCAGTAAGACTTCAAGGAAAAACTTCAGTGCCAAAGTCGAGGAGCTCACCGCTGAGAAGGATCAGAAGCTGGAGGTGGTGAGAAggtgaggagaagaaaaaaagggcagtgtgttgatcttgtgtttgtgtgattgtgttcagtgttaatctgtgtgtgtgtgtgtgttagattgaACCAAGAACTGGAGGAGTTAGATGGGAAACTGAATATGCTTACAGAGGagcagaaaaatgaaaagtaagACTTTTAA comes from Tachysurus vachellii isolate PV-2020 chromosome 26, HZAU_Pvac_v1, whole genome shotgun sequence and encodes:
- the tagln2 gene encoding transgelin-2, coding for MANKGPSYGLSREVQSKIDKKYDPELEERLVEWIVAQCGPSAGRPQPGKQGFQTWLKDGCILCELINSLYKDSKPVKRIQNSSMAFKQMELISQFLTAAEKYGVTKTDIFQTVDLWEGKDLAAVQMTLMSLGSLAVTKTDGCYRGDPNWFHRKAQENKRDFTDEQLKEGQSVIGLQMGSNRGASQAGMTGYGRPRQIL